One window from the genome of Gemmatimonadaceae bacterium encodes:
- a CDS encoding outer membrane beta-barrel protein produces MKRLSPAVLLALLVASASVSSAQYLSLGLRGTGTVPTGSFSNTDPTATNTALIEGAKNGFGYGLDAGIGIGAIGIYAGFDHIKFDCQTQTCQSDGKYTLSGATAGVKLAVPGMAKFRPYVKGGVTFNSLEGGYGGQSSNALTTDTKPGYEIGVGFDYSILGLIALTPQARYVGQNLKAKIPGVVVSPTATGTGVNYFTFDVGLSLHTPFGGKR; encoded by the coding sequence ATGAAACGTCTTTCGCCCGCGGTCCTGCTTGCATTGCTCGTCGCCTCGGCTTCCGTGTCCTCGGCGCAATACCTCTCGCTCGGACTGCGCGGCACCGGTACCGTGCCAACCGGCTCCTTCAGCAACACGGATCCCACCGCGACGAACACCGCGCTGATCGAGGGCGCGAAGAACGGGTTCGGGTACGGGCTCGATGCCGGAATCGGCATCGGAGCGATCGGCATCTATGCCGGGTTCGACCACATCAAATTCGACTGCCAGACACAGACCTGTCAGAGCGACGGGAAGTACACGCTCTCGGGAGCGACCGCGGGTGTGAAGCTCGCGGTGCCGGGGATGGCGAAATTTCGCCCGTATGTCAAAGGCGGCGTGACGTTCAACAGCCTTGAAGGTGGGTACGGCGGCCAGTCATCGAACGCGCTGACCACCGATACGAAACCGGGCTATGAAATCGGCGTCGGTTTCGATTACTCGATCCTCGGCCTCATCGCGTTGACGCCGCAAGCTCGATACGTCGGGCAGAACCTCAAAGCCAAGATTCCCGGCGTCGTCGTGTCGCCGACGGCCACAGGGACGGGCGTCAACTATTTCACGTTCGACGTTGGCCTGTCGCTCCACACGCCGTTCGGCGGAAAACGATAG
- a CDS encoding aldo/keto reductase produces MTQTRSIRLGDAGLSRIGLGTNRLRNIDANVAFIRAAVDAGIQMIDTAHLYTGGESEKTIGRALSLPPTRSGVMVATKGGYGDAGRGKPEILRREIEQSLASLRVERIALYYLHRVDPETPIEESLGAIKEYVDRGAIERVGLSKVDIPLIERARKVVPIAAVQNEYNVDERRYDDVVDHCAREKIVFVPYYPLGADAGPAVRETATRHHVTPEQVMLAWLLERSPAMLPIPGTLSLDHLKANIGALSLELSAEEFDYIASG; encoded by the coding sequence ATGACACAAACGCGCTCAATCCGCCTCGGCGATGCCGGCCTCAGCCGCATCGGCCTCGGCACGAACCGGCTTCGGAACATCGACGCCAATGTCGCCTTCATCCGCGCGGCGGTCGACGCCGGAATCCAGATGATCGACACGGCGCATCTATATACAGGCGGAGAGAGCGAGAAGACGATCGGCCGCGCGCTCTCCCTCCCCCCGACGCGCTCGGGCGTCATGGTCGCGACCAAGGGCGGCTACGGCGACGCCGGCCGCGGGAAGCCGGAGATCCTTCGGCGGGAGATCGAGCAGAGTCTCGCGAGCCTTCGGGTCGAGCGCATCGCGCTCTACTACCTCCATCGCGTCGATCCGGAGACGCCGATCGAGGAAAGCTTGGGCGCGATCAAGGAGTACGTCGATCGGGGCGCCATCGAGCGAGTCGGACTCTCGAAGGTCGACATCCCGCTCATCGAGCGCGCGAGGAAGGTCGTGCCGATCGCCGCGGTGCAGAACGAGTACAACGTCGACGAGCGGAGGTACGATGACGTCGTCGACCATTGCGCGCGCGAAAAGATCGTCTTCGTGCCGTACTATCCGCTGGGCGCCGACGCGGGACCCGCGGTACGGGAAACGGCAACTCGCCACCACGTCACGCCGGAGCAGGTGATGCTCGCCTGGCTCCTCGAGCGATCTCCGGCGATGCTGCCGATCCCCGGCACGCTGTCGCTCGACCATCTCAAAGCGAACATCGGCGCGCTCTCGCTCGAGCTGTCGGCCGAGGAATTCGACTACATCGCGAGCGGCTGA
- a CDS encoding protein kinase, translating into MADGIGALRVADGGGGGGGGGGGGGGGEDLGEREVSVGMTLGGRYRIEQRIAEGGMAVVFLATDLRHDRRVAVKVLHESLAHTIGIQRFLREIEVVARLQHPHLLTLIDSGTAGGFPYYVMPYIEAQSLREKIVERKQLPLEEAITIAREVADGLAYAHERGVVHRDIKPSNILMSDGHAVVADFGIATAIRKSSIGRVTISGTSLGSPTYMSPEQAAGEHDVDVRSDVYSLGCVVFEMLTGQPPVDQLSAQQMLTQKLTGSFTRLRELRPDLPAALDAALRRALAPDRAQRFETIEQFSQAIAATLPRQSGLSARTRWVAGIAAVVLVATGTATEWYQHRMVVATQRVQTISQLVRDGRLHEAFQLSRHVRPVLPNDSTLKLLRPVYTDFLKVVTVPAGARVSVQRLGSSDTTWAAVGLTPLDSLAMPKLLHEMGYRLRIERPGYETTDVLASVFTDLRQFGGSAAIDTLYLDSVGGATAGMARIRAFSIPTGNSGRIQLADYHIGRREVTNREYREFVAAGGYRNRDYWTEPMTRGGKLIAWESGVAGLVDRSGQPGPSTWSGGTFAAGQEDYPVSGVSWYEAAAYARFRKMQLPTLRHWQNAATRNNREVLWMFVPSSNLNGTGLRPVGQGIESAWGLYDVAGNVREWCANEIDSAGVRVTQGGTWEDSPFHITHLIAKDAFDRSPGNGFRLARITDPDSAMMIASKRIVRAPVPDFNKVVPVSDAVFDGFRRLYDYDKAPLETKLEAEGETPLYRWQKVTFTAAYVGPRMAAYLFFPKDASPPFEPVIQWGNSGDLIQRKLNPREPFIEVFSGFVVRSGRVLVIPLLMGAYERDDSAFSITRSVPDTTIYHRDLMVQWIKDLRRTVDFLETRKDIRADRIGYLGLSWGGEAAPIALAMEPRIKAAALYSAGYHAIIPHAEVAKFNYAPRVHTPTLMMNGKYDVVFPYETSQVPFFNQLGTRDKKMKISETGHVLRMDAVVQETLAWFDHYLSGKPYAPPRGDPAR; encoded by the coding sequence ATGGCGGACGGAATCGGGGCACTGCGCGTCGCCGACGGGGGAGGGGGCGGGGGCGGGGGCGGCGGCGGGGGCGGGGGCGGGGAAGATCTCGGCGAGCGCGAAGTGAGCGTCGGCATGACGCTGGGTGGGCGCTACCGCATCGAGCAGCGCATCGCCGAAGGTGGGATGGCGGTGGTGTTCCTGGCGACGGATCTCCGCCACGACCGGCGAGTCGCGGTGAAAGTGCTGCACGAGTCGCTCGCGCACACGATCGGGATTCAGCGCTTTCTGCGCGAGATCGAGGTCGTTGCACGCCTGCAGCATCCGCACTTGCTGACATTGATCGATTCCGGAACGGCCGGCGGCTTCCCGTACTACGTGATGCCGTACATCGAGGCGCAGAGTCTTCGCGAAAAGATCGTCGAGCGCAAACAACTGCCGCTCGAGGAAGCAATCACGATCGCGCGCGAGGTGGCCGACGGTCTTGCCTACGCGCACGAGCGCGGCGTGGTGCATCGCGACATCAAGCCGTCGAACATATTGATGAGCGACGGCCACGCGGTCGTCGCCGACTTCGGCATCGCGACGGCCATTCGAAAATCGTCGATCGGCCGCGTGACGATCAGCGGCACGTCGCTCGGCAGCCCGACGTACATGAGCCCCGAGCAGGCGGCGGGCGAGCACGACGTGGACGTGCGAAGCGACGTCTATTCGCTCGGCTGCGTGGTGTTCGAGATGCTCACCGGCCAACCCCCCGTCGACCAACTGTCGGCGCAGCAGATGCTGACGCAGAAGCTCACGGGCTCATTCACGCGTTTGCGCGAGCTGCGGCCGGATCTCCCGGCAGCGCTTGATGCCGCGTTGCGACGGGCGCTGGCGCCTGACCGCGCCCAGCGGTTCGAGACCATCGAACAGTTCTCACAGGCGATCGCCGCGACGCTGCCGAGACAATCAGGGTTGTCAGCGCGGACGCGCTGGGTCGCCGGCATCGCGGCAGTGGTCCTCGTCGCGACGGGCACGGCGACGGAATGGTACCAACACCGGATGGTGGTGGCGACGCAGCGCGTGCAGACGATCAGCCAGTTGGTGCGCGACGGGAGATTGCACGAAGCCTTCCAGCTGAGTCGCCACGTGCGTCCGGTTCTCCCCAACGACAGCACGCTCAAGCTCCTTCGCCCGGTCTACACGGACTTCCTCAAGGTCGTGACGGTGCCCGCCGGGGCACGCGTGTCGGTGCAGCGGTTGGGAAGCTCGGACACGACGTGGGCCGCCGTTGGACTCACGCCGCTCGACAGTCTCGCGATGCCGAAGCTTCTCCACGAGATGGGATATCGACTGCGCATCGAGCGCCCGGGCTACGAGACGACCGACGTGCTCGCCTCCGTTTTCACCGACCTTCGTCAGTTCGGCGGGTCGGCTGCCATCGATACGCTGTATCTCGACTCCGTTGGCGGTGCGACGGCCGGGATGGCTCGCATACGAGCTTTCTCGATACCAACCGGCAACAGTGGGCGAATCCAACTCGCGGACTATCACATCGGACGGCGCGAGGTTACGAACCGAGAGTACCGAGAGTTCGTCGCCGCGGGCGGATATCGGAACCGCGACTACTGGACCGAGCCCATGACGCGCGGCGGGAAGCTCATCGCCTGGGAGTCGGGAGTCGCCGGGCTGGTGGACCGAAGCGGACAACCGGGCCCGAGCACGTGGAGCGGCGGCACGTTCGCGGCAGGCCAGGAGGACTATCCGGTCTCCGGAGTGAGTTGGTACGAGGCGGCCGCGTACGCGCGCTTCAGGAAGATGCAGCTTCCCACGCTGCGGCATTGGCAAAACGCGGCGACGCGCAACAATCGAGAAGTGCTGTGGATGTTCGTACCGTCCAGCAACTTGAATGGCACCGGCCTTCGACCGGTGGGTCAGGGAATCGAGAGCGCCTGGGGACTGTACGACGTCGCGGGTAACGTGCGCGAATGGTGCGCGAACGAGATCGATTCCGCGGGAGTTCGGGTGACACAGGGTGGAACGTGGGAGGATTCGCCGTTCCATATCACGCACCTGATCGCGAAGGATGCGTTCGACCGCTCGCCGGGCAATGGCTTTCGCCTGGCGCGCATCACCGACCCCGATTCGGCGATGATGATTGCATCGAAGCGAATCGTCCGCGCGCCTGTACCGGACTTCAACAAAGTGGTTCCGGTGTCCGACGCGGTGTTCGACGGATTTCGCCGCCTGTACGATTACGACAAAGCGCCGCTCGAGACGAAACTGGAAGCCGAAGGCGAAACGCCGCTGTACCGCTGGCAGAAGGTGACGTTCACGGCGGCGTACGTCGGACCGCGCATGGCGGCCTACCTCTTCTTTCCGAAAGACGCCAGCCCGCCGTTCGAGCCTGTCATTCAGTGGGGCAATTCCGGCGATCTCATCCAACGCAAGCTGAATCCCCGAGAGCCGTTCATCGAGGTGTTTTCCGGGTTCGTCGTGAGAAGTGGTCGAGTGCTGGTGATCCCGCTCTTGATGGGAGCGTACGAACGCGACGACAGCGCGTTCAGCATCACTCGATCGGTCCCCGACACGACCATTTACCATCGTGACCTGATGGTGCAGTGGATCAAAGATCTTCGGCGTACCGTGGATTTCCTCGAGACGAGAAAGGACATTCGCGCCGACCGCATCGGCTATCTCGGTTTGAGCTGGGGCGGAGAAGCCGCGCCGATCGCTCTCGCCATGGAGCCGCGCATCAAGGCCGCGGCGTTGTACTCAGCGGGGTACCACGCGATCATCCCTCATGCGGAGGTCGCGAAGTTCAACTATGCGCCCCGGGTGCACACGCCGACCTTGATGATGAACGGTAAATACGACGTCGTGTTCCCCTACGAGACCTCGCAGGTTCCGTTCTTCAATCAGTTGGGAACTCGAGACAAGAAAATGAAAATATCCGAGACCGGCCACGTCCTTCGCATGGACGCGGTCGTGCAGGAGACGCTCGCCTGGTTCGACCACTACCTGAGCGGAAAACCGTATGCCCCTCCGCGAGGCGACCCGGCGCGCTGA
- a CDS encoding DUF4440 domain-containing protein, producing the protein MRTHGRTLGSIVGLLLVAASCSGRGVGRGATSAREGIAAAYKTMEKAFQQGNTAMIAAAYTEDAEWYAPEAPVIKGPSAIGRAWQDAAGAAAGNRLRFDVAEVEQDGDRADEIGRFTISAPDGDVLTAGKYIVVWAQQSDGTWKARRGMFNWDIPPGRAETNVR; encoded by the coding sequence ATGCGAACTCACGGGCGCACGCTTGGATCGATCGTTGGTCTTCTTCTGGTCGCGGCTTCGTGCTCCGGGCGGGGCGTCGGGCGAGGAGCCACATCGGCGCGCGAGGGCATTGCGGCGGCCTACAAGACGATGGAGAAGGCCTTCCAGCAGGGAAACACCGCGATGATCGCCGCTGCGTACACCGAGGACGCCGAGTGGTACGCGCCGGAAGCGCCCGTCATCAAAGGCCCGTCGGCGATCGGCCGTGCGTGGCAAGATGCCGCCGGTGCCGCGGCCGGGAACCGTCTTCGCTTCGACGTCGCCGAAGTCGAGCAAGACGGCGATCGGGCGGACGAGATCGGCCGATTCACGATCAGTGCTCCCGACGGCGACGTCCTCACCGCCGGCAAGTACATCGTGGTGTGGGCCCAGCAGTCCGACGGAACCTGGAAAGCACGGCGAGGAATGTTCAACTGGGACATTCCTCCGGGCCGGGCAGAGACGAACGTGCGGTAG
- a CDS encoding ECF-type sigma factor: MTAADAAKSLDVLTELAYQELRAVAHRHLRGRAGQSDGTLNTTALVHEAYLKLAAGSPGTWRDEAHFRAVASVAMRHILVDRARARAAERHGGGLVRVSFDDQAIAADDEPETLLAIDAACTRLAETSPRLARLVELRFFAGLSESEAATELGVTVRTVQRDWVKARALLAAALAP, encoded by the coding sequence GTGACTGCGGCTGATGCGGCCAAGTCGCTCGATGTGCTGACGGAGCTCGCCTATCAGGAGCTTCGCGCCGTCGCTCACCGGCACCTCCGGGGCCGGGCGGGGCAGAGCGACGGGACGTTGAACACGACCGCACTCGTGCATGAGGCGTATCTCAAGCTGGCAGCCGGCTCGCCCGGCACGTGGCGAGACGAGGCCCATTTTCGCGCGGTCGCGTCGGTCGCGATGCGGCACATTCTCGTGGACCGAGCGCGCGCCCGCGCCGCGGAACGCCACGGCGGCGGACTCGTACGCGTCTCATTCGATGATCAAGCCATCGCCGCCGACGACGAGCCTGAAACGCTTCTCGCCATCGACGCCGCGTGCACTCGGTTGGCGGAAACCTCGCCCCGACTCGCGCGGCTCGTGGAACTGCGGTTTTTCGCGGGATTGTCCGAGTCGGAGGCCGCCACCGAGTTGGGCGTCACAGTGCGCACGGTGCAGCGCGACTGGGTGAAGGCACGCGCGCTGCTCGCCGCCGCGCTGGCGCCATGA
- a CDS encoding serine/threonine-protein kinase, producing MIGSISSGGLPSSERWSVIEPILDATLALPLSERDEYLARACEDDRSLREEIERLTKACEQAESDQSYLDQPAAVRFASLWDDRHERARFESAIADRYEIDGELGAGGMATVYRARDKREGRLVALKVQRAASSAGVAARFRREIALAAQLEHARILRLLDSGECVGRLWYTMPLVAGESLGMLLRRDGRLGVPRAVSILRDIAEALDFAHARGVVHRDLKPDNVLLADGRAMIADFGVAKAILTATVGASANDDLRTATGMTLGTPAYMSPEQSAGDKTADHRTDLYAVGVIAYELLTGSPPFTASSRQAMMTAHLAARPRALSKHRRDVPPPLESLVMRLLEKRAADRPSSAAEVIAALPRDE from the coding sequence ATGATCGGCTCGATCTCGAGCGGCGGACTTCCATCGTCCGAGCGGTGGTCGGTGATCGAGCCGATTCTCGACGCGACGCTGGCACTCCCGCTGTCTGAGCGCGACGAGTACCTCGCCCGAGCGTGCGAAGACGATCGCTCGCTTCGCGAGGAGATCGAGCGACTGACGAAGGCGTGCGAGCAAGCCGAGAGCGATCAGAGTTACCTCGATCAGCCCGCGGCGGTGCGCTTCGCGAGCTTGTGGGACGATCGTCATGAACGGGCGAGATTCGAGTCGGCTATCGCCGATCGATACGAGATCGACGGCGAGCTCGGCGCCGGAGGAATGGCGACGGTCTATCGGGCGCGAGACAAACGCGAAGGCCGCCTCGTGGCGCTGAAAGTTCAACGCGCGGCGTCGAGTGCTGGAGTCGCGGCGCGGTTTCGTCGAGAGATCGCGCTCGCCGCGCAGCTCGAGCACGCGCGCATTCTGCGCCTGTTGGACTCGGGTGAGTGCGTCGGCCGTCTCTGGTACACGATGCCACTCGTGGCCGGCGAGTCGTTAGGCATGCTCCTTCGCCGCGACGGCCGCCTGGGGGTTCCGCGCGCGGTCTCGATTCTTCGCGACATCGCCGAGGCGTTGGATTTCGCGCACGCACGCGGTGTCGTGCATCGCGATCTCAAGCCGGACAACGTGCTGCTCGCAGACGGGCGCGCCATGATCGCTGATTTCGGCGTCGCGAAAGCAATCCTGACCGCGACCGTCGGTGCATCGGCCAACGACGACTTGCGGACCGCGACCGGAATGACGCTCGGAACGCCGGCCTACATGTCTCCGGAGCAATCGGCCGGTGACAAGACGGCCGACCATCGGACGGATCTCTACGCGGTCGGCGTGATCGCATACGAACTGTTGACCGGATCGCCTCCGTTCACCGCGTCGTCGCGGCAGGCGATGATGACCGCGCACCTGGCCGCTCGCCCGCGCGCCCTGTCGAAGCACCGGCGCGATGTGCCGCCGCCGCTCGAGTCGCTCGTCATGCGGCTACTGGAGAAACGCGCGGCAGACCGACCGTCGTCCGCCGCCGAAGTGATCGCCGCGTTGCCGCGGGACGAATGA
- a CDS encoding RidA family protein, giving the protein MSETAIPKLHNPGQIHTPNGYSHVAEVTGGTIVFISGQVGLDASGKLAGQNDFAAQLRQVFENLKVALSAARATFNDVVKLNYYCADTVDLSTHFSSVRQIRDSYVNTSTPPTSTFVVVKRLVRPELLIEVEAVAVVPKIDRGTR; this is encoded by the coding sequence ATGAGCGAAACAGCGATCCCCAAGCTCCACAATCCCGGCCAAATCCACACGCCGAACGGCTACTCCCACGTCGCCGAGGTGACTGGAGGAACGATCGTATTCATCTCCGGTCAGGTCGGGTTGGACGCGTCAGGCAAGCTCGCCGGTCAGAACGACTTCGCGGCTCAACTGCGCCAGGTTTTCGAGAACCTCAAGGTCGCGCTCTCGGCCGCCCGCGCAACCTTTAACGACGTCGTCAAGCTGAATTATTACTGCGCCGACACGGTCGATCTCTCGACTCACTTTTCGTCCGTGCGCCAGATCCGCGACAGTTACGTAAACACTTCGACGCCACCCACGAGCACCTTCGTCGTCGTCAAGAGGCTCGTTCGCCCCGAGCTACTGATCGAAGTCGAAGCCGTCGCCGTGGTCCCCAAAATCGATCGCGGCACGCGTTAG
- a CDS encoding YciI family protein, with amino-acid sequence MRYALLIHYPQPAVPTVSEEQMKQGMAAFQAYAKALEDAGVLRSAEVLQTVASSTSVSVKQGKLQVQDGPFADTKEAFAGIFTLDVPDLDAALAWAEKCPAAHWGTVEIRPSAKRFVDGAWVKAN; translated from the coding sequence ATGCGCTACGCCCTTCTCATTCACTATCCCCAACCCGCGGTCCCGACCGTCTCCGAAGAGCAGATGAAGCAAGGCATGGCCGCTTTCCAGGCCTACGCCAAAGCGCTCGAGGACGCGGGCGTCCTTCGCTCCGCCGAAGTCCTGCAGACCGTCGCCAGCTCCACGAGCGTGTCGGTCAAGCAGGGCAAGCTGCAGGTGCAGGACGGCCCCTTCGCCGACACCAAGGAAGCGTTCGCCGGAATCTTCACGCTCGACGTTCCGGATCTCGACGCCGCGCTCGCGTGGGCCGAAAAGTGCCCGGCGGCGCATTGGGGAACGGTCGAGATTCGTCCCTCGGCCAAGCGCTTCGTCGACGGTGCGTGGGTGAAAGCGAACTGA
- a CDS encoding DUF6596 domain-containing protein yields MTIEHATARAEEVARASYGRLLAILAAKDGDIESAEDCLAGAFAQALSTWPNSGVPDNPEAWILTVARNRRHDVRRSAEQRLTDPFEDVVHSDVLAIADEIDPAEIPDRRLALLFVCAHPAIDPAVRTPLMLQTVLGFDADDIGRAFLVPAATMAQRLVRAKRRIRDARIPFAIPDRAQMPDRLSPVLEAIYGAYAIDFSLVAGTSERDSLSAEAHFLATTLAELLPGEPEALGLAALISLSLARRDARGSHDGFIPLDEQDPSRWDADLITLGERYLQRASTHRSIGRFQLEAAIQSVHCARTTSGVVDANALLELHTALVALAPTLGARVAHAAAHGRATGPLAGLAALDAIDDEAIQRFQPAWATRAHLLAEAGRNDEAALAYDRAISLTADAGPRRYLEQRRGLLRTPQLADAGAESPTQ; encoded by the coding sequence ATGACCATTGAGCATGCGACGGCGCGGGCCGAAGAAGTGGCCCGCGCCTCGTACGGCCGTCTGCTCGCGATACTTGCCGCGAAGGACGGTGACATCGAGTCGGCCGAGGATTGCCTCGCCGGCGCGTTCGCGCAGGCGTTGAGCACCTGGCCGAATTCCGGCGTGCCCGACAACCCCGAGGCGTGGATCCTCACCGTCGCGCGCAACCGCCGCCACGACGTTCGTCGCTCGGCGGAACAGCGGCTCACCGATCCGTTCGAGGACGTCGTGCATTCCGACGTCCTCGCGATCGCCGACGAGATCGACCCCGCCGAAATCCCCGACCGGCGCCTCGCGCTGCTTTTTGTCTGCGCGCACCCCGCGATCGATCCGGCCGTCCGCACGCCGCTGATGCTTCAAACGGTGCTCGGCTTCGACGCCGACGACATCGGCCGAGCGTTCCTCGTTCCGGCGGCGACGATGGCGCAGCGTCTCGTACGCGCCAAACGCCGCATCCGCGACGCGCGCATCCCGTTCGCGATCCCCGACCGCGCGCAGATGCCGGACCGTCTCTCGCCGGTCCTCGAGGCGATCTACGGCGCGTACGCCATCGATTTCTCACTCGTCGCCGGAACGTCAGAGCGTGACTCGCTGTCCGCCGAAGCGCACTTCCTCGCGACGACGCTCGCCGAGCTGCTGCCGGGTGAGCCCGAAGCCCTCGGCCTCGCCGCGCTGATCTCGCTCTCACTGGCGCGTCGCGACGCCCGCGGGTCGCACGACGGATTCATACCGCTCGACGAACAAGATCCGTCGCGCTGGGACGCCGACCTCATCACACTCGGCGAACGCTATCTGCAACGCGCAAGCACGCATCGATCGATCGGCCGATTCCAGCTCGAGGCCGCGATCCAATCCGTGCATTGCGCTCGCACGACATCCGGCGTCGTCGACGCCAACGCACTGCTCGAGCTTCACACCGCGCTCGTCGCCCTCGCGCCAACGCTCGGCGCACGCGTCGCGCATGCGGCTGCGCACGGACGTGCCACGGGTCCGCTCGCCGGCCTCGCCGCGCTCGACGCGATCGACGACGAAGCGATCCAGCGCTTTCAACCCGCATGGGCGACCCGCGCGCATCTGCTGGCCGAGGCCGGCCGCAACGACGAAGCAGCCCTCGCGTACGACCGCGCGATCTCGCTCACCGCGGACGCCGGCCCGCGTCGCTACCTCGAGCAGCGCCGCGGCTTGCTCCGCACGCCTCAGCTCGCGGACGCCGGCGCCGAGTCTCCGACGCAATAG
- a CDS encoding antibiotic biosynthesis monooxygenase encodes MTPVASATGTLKVGLFVRLEAKPGKEEEVLAFLRQGLQMSYQETTTPLWFALRLGPTTFAIFDSFTDESGRKAHLKGPIADALMAQAPTLLSTPPTIESVEVIGVKLPS; translated from the coding sequence ATGACACCCGTGGCATCAGCGACCGGAACGCTCAAAGTCGGTTTGTTCGTCCGACTCGAAGCAAAACCCGGCAAGGAAGAAGAAGTGCTCGCGTTCTTGAGGCAGGGCCTACAAATGTCGTATCAGGAAACGACCACGCCGCTCTGGTTCGCGCTGCGACTCGGCCCGACGACGTTCGCGATCTTCGATTCGTTCACCGACGAGAGCGGACGGAAGGCGCATCTCAAGGGACCGATCGCCGACGCCTTGATGGCTCAAGCACCAACGCTGCTTTCCACGCCGCCCACGATCGAGTCGGTCGAGGTGATCGGCGTGAAGCTGCCTAGCTGA